Below is a window of Solanum stenotomum isolate F172 chromosome 7, ASM1918654v1, whole genome shotgun sequence DNA.
GAATCTATACTTACACTAACTCTTGTATcgatactaataaaataattcataactTGTATTCACCAACTCCAAAgagataggaaaaaaaaaatatttttttaaaaagtgggAGGAACCACTACTCGAATGCTTATTATTATCTTACACTAAAAACGATCATAATTTACACCAACCACAATCATTTTCACCACGAACACAAAATATTGAAactagaaaaaactaaaaaaaaaaagatattgtaaaaagaaacaaagaattcATCATAGATTGTTATTtcactttttacattttctgccaaataaaaaaaaaagcagaaaTCTTGAATTGACAGTACAGATCATTTGATGGAAGTACTGTTTGAAACTGCAAGATACtgttgatttaatttatttatttgattttaacttgataaaagaattttttttaaatttcgatttcttaaattaaaaacaGGTAAAATATATCTTAATCTAATGTTCTTAAAAATATCAGGTGAAAAGTTAAGAAAGagatgactttttttaaaatacaaagtTACTTGTTACTTCTTCTATTACATTTTATTTGTGATGCTTTGACTTGaaacaattaaattttatagttttaaattaaagatatataacaCGTATCAAAATGACATTCAATCTTATGGTGTTAATcgaacaaacaaattaaagtaaataGACAATTATTGTATTCTATTTATGTAagatttctttcctttttcatcTGATTTTTTAGtcataaaaattagaaaaatataatgaCTTGATTTCATGActtgatttaaatataattagaaaaattattttaaaaaaataaataaaaatcacatAGATTGCCTCACCAACTACAGTAGAATGATTATGATATCTTAAAGGTGGGCCATTTCTTCCTAAAGACTGTCACACAGCTACTCTAACAGAACCATGAGCTCTCTCCCTTTTACATTCTtgtttttttcctctttaagCCCTCTCATCACTTTCTATAAACACTTGAAACAATACATTTTTACTCTCTCTTCTTGCCTTTGCTTTTCTGctaaattttagaaaatggGGTGTTAATGGTTTACCTAATCCATCACCTCACTAATAGACCAAGAAATGAGGTAATGGGGCCTTAAATCATGCAGCACTATAAAGggtaacaaaaaaaattgaatcttgggAGTTGTAATACttcaaagttttgatttttatggTTTTAATGCTTTTCTTGGTTGTGGGGTTGTTGAGAATTGAATCTTGGAAGTTGAAATCTttcaaagttttgatttttcttgattttggggTTGTTGAAAATGGCTAGTGTAGATGTGTCTAATGTGGATTTAGAAGCTGGCGCCGGAGCCGGTGGACATAGTCGCCGGTGCTCAGGTAGTGGTAGTAGTGTCTGTTTCTCTGATGCTGATGAGGGTTCTTGTTATTCTCAGTTTTATTCAACTGCTGATGGGTCAAATTATGATGATTATAGTTTTGCTTGTGCTACTGAGTCTGAAATAGGGGAAGTAATGGAGGTGTCAAGGAGAGTTTCATCTGTGGCTGAGTCTGATAGATCAGTGGATATGGAAAATGGAATTGGTGAAACAAAGTTGCATGTTGGGAAAATTGAAAGAGATTGTAGGATTTGTCATCTGAGTTTGGTGAGTTCTGGTCCTGAATCTGGTTTTGCTATTGAATTAGGATGTTCTTGTAAAAATGATTTGGCTGTTGCACATAGGCATTGTGCTGAGGCATGGTTCAAAATCAAAGGAAATAAGTAAGTATAGCAAAGCCTTAGTTTATGTTTCAAATTTCTGACTTTGATTTTAGTTTGTGGTTTCTGAATTTTGATATATAAGATTTGCCTATGTGATCAATTTAGATGCTTAAGTGGTAATGTTACCATCTGCAAACAAAttgttgtttttagttttattgtCTAATTGTGGTGCCCGGGCAAACTAATGCATACTTTGACTAATTTCATGGGATACGTGTCCCTACCAAGCAATAGTTACCAGATAACTCTGTCCTAAGCTGGCccttgactaattccacgggTTGCTTGCAGCTGCCATCTCCCACCAGGCCACCACAACAAGTATCAGGTCCACCAAAGCTAGCACAGataggaagaaatcacctagtgttttctGTCTCCGTTGTGATTTGAACTAGGATCTCAACAATTAAGTGTATTTTGCACTTGATAGTGGGTTGCAATGACAATGATTTGTTGAATCTTCTGTTGgaagtgtttgatttttttattcatattggCAGTACATGATCTGTCAGAATAACCCTTTTTTTTGTAGGGTAACGTAAAAGTTTGGTCTGTGATGTCTGTTCTCTTGGGAAAGAGATAACATGATGTATTTTAtgggaaaaaaaggaaaagtcttaatggaattaaataaaaagaaaagtgaggGACTAAAGCAATGGTAACTTGACTAGTATCATTAGGAATTTTAATGactttttggaaagaattaggTTGTATTCTAATTACACCGACAATTCTTCGTACTATGCCCTTAAATGTTCTGTAGTTTCTAAACTCTTCCTGATATTTGATATGCACTTTTCTTTAATCAAAGTGAAGATTTGACCTTAGTGGATTAAGTAATAGTACCTTTTATTTTCCCCTCAATATGAAGTAATCTTTTGCTGGCCTCCACTCTGCATATTCTATTACTTAGATACTGTAGATCTTTACTTTGATTATCAATTCTGTGACAATGACCTCTGATGTGTGCACAGTCAAGATTCTAGTGTCATTTTCAGATAGGAACTTTCATCAATGAGTCTTTTGATCTTTTAAGAAGTGCATGACCAAGTAATTGAAATGATCAAATGGAATTAAAAAGCACACAATCTTGTAAATGTGCTACATTGTTTTGGACATCTTGGATATATCATTGTGGTAAAGAAGATTGAAATTTAATTGTTGGAATCTACAAAACTGAATTTTGATTTGTTAGACTTCCTGTAGAATCAAACATATGTTATCTATAACAGAAAATAGTAAGGTGGTATTAACAGTTAGAATCTCTGTGTGAGCGCCCGCATGTGCGCACTTGGTGGTGCAACCTTGCGGGGGGAGGTGGAGGATCGGAACAACTGAATTGTGCATAATGAACTACTTGTTTTCTTTTCCCTATAAAGATGCTTCTTTTGAAGATAAGGATAATGATTAAGTTCTCCTTCATTCCTAGTTTAATGGCAAAGGAGGAAAGAGTAAAGGATCTCACTATGATCTGTTCTGTTTCTTTAGATGTTCGTCTTGAAATTGTTTTACGTTTGTGGGTATTATTCAACTGCGAAGCCTATGAACCAAATGTTTGCTATTCCAACACACCAAGGTAGTAAAAGCAATCACCTAAACCAAAGTGTTAATTTTATCTTACATTCAATAGGCTGTAACAGTTTAGTCACCTCATTCCATGGTTTTCCGTCACTGTTGTTTCATTATTTTCCCATCCATAAAGTTGATCAAGTACTGAGAGAATCGCGTTAGCGTGATTTtaccaaaatatgatacttttGAAGTGTCCATAAGTGCATAGTCGTCATCCTTTATCAATATCTGCCTACACACTCACATGATGAGTATTCCCTCTTCTTGACTGGTATGCTTTACTTTGTAACTTCCTCCTTCCACTAAAATCTCCGGAGGTCTGTCCAATTCCACATGCCAGAACTATTTCCATCTCTTATGACCCGATACTCATTGACATCATAAGGGTTTGTTTGTTATATTCTACTAGTGTTGTTCCTTGTCATTCCTCCTCATATTGTTGTAAATTAATAATTAGATTCTGACATCAAACTCTTTGTTGTAGTTTTTCTTTGTGGTGGAAAAACTGAACTGTCTGATAAATGCATTTCAGTGATCTTTC
It encodes the following:
- the LOC125870700 gene encoding uncharacterized protein LOC125870700; translation: MASVDVSNVDLEAGAGAGGHSRRCSGSGSSVCFSDADEGSCYSQFYSTADGSNYDDYSFACATESEIGEVMEVSRRVSSVAESDRSVDMENGIGETKLHVGKIERDCRICHLSLVSSGPESGFAIELGCSCKNDLAVAHRHCAEAWFKIKGNKTCEICNSLARNVIGPNDVESAQQANESSAVATSAASAPVSATSEARTCLNGHRFLNFLLACMVFAFVISWLFHFNIPS